A single genomic interval of Zunongwangia sp. HGR-M22 harbors:
- a CDS encoding ExbD/TolR family protein, producing the protein MANKFYILLCFLGFAIITKAQSNTENSNTFYLNVFIDSNKTIYVEEAKTSFQNVQKQVSEILRNQPFKIDQQIIFRIFGDKDLDMGYIMDVNAEMRKAIRENMKTERYLLETKKLNIDGENWFQKIDLKALKQ; encoded by the coding sequence ATGGCTAATAAATTTTACATCTTACTATGTTTTTTAGGGTTCGCAATTATAACAAAGGCTCAATCTAATACGGAGAATAGTAATACTTTTTACTTGAATGTATTTATAGATTCGAATAAAACTATTTATGTAGAAGAAGCAAAAACCTCTTTTCAAAATGTACAAAAGCAGGTGTCTGAGATTTTAAGGAATCAACCTTTTAAGATAGATCAACAGATTATATTTAGAATCTTTGGGGATAAAGATCTTGATATGGGCTATATCATGGATGTAAATGCTGAAATGAGAAAAGCAATTCGAGAAAATATGAAAACAGAACGCTACCTTTTAGAAACGAAAAAGTTAAATATCGATGGTGAAAACTGGTTCCAGAAAATCGATTTAAAAGCTTTAAAGCAATAA